A stretch of the Hydra vulgaris chromosome 09, alternate assembly HydraT2T_AEP genome encodes the following:
- the LOC105846445 gene encoding uncharacterized protein LOC105846445, with the protein MVRTYYNQISLSPWEKAMQNADNQMENNHTGRKMFSNVNTTTSSIKFNTDNNNAALPPIKEGRQKLLKELEYEVGKAASRLKEKFGNIKRECSLYDPTNNGYISINTIAEILKRFKVPEQEAEQKILVASFAENEKVRYTNVLDYILHCQTLFENKVKESQKTTTYEIVPQTSKADSLIGRFDSTASSQSERQSEYRPNRKEVAQQRLNDRRDASLMIEIDKALKNTRIDRNELIDALEETLILNYTGKTIVNEQMKKLVERHNLPLNPALTLKCIQVCDTENIGNIRWENFINLLRKSVGERKQHSDNKSGNLPIKAQWETTRPLSDISSKKRATNDLNLNESFDFNDDINVNYSSSSQNSYEWNNFGTSTPEINHQTNNSNYVQKKTPLISENYEDEEHTNQFNTKYENETKYETRQVQIDADIEAAFFNSLQQIRNEKKYQQDYTTPKIEFSRYGARGEIYKKVAQALYDKGKRTNGNIMCDEVRKLINYYNLILDADFNDEQVQDLLLTHSNNDQIRVEDFVDAFGTKIL; encoded by the exons ATGGTACGAACATACTACAATCAAATTTCATTATCACCTTGGGAAAAGGCTATGCAAAATGCAGACAATCAGATGGAAAACAACCATACAGGGAGAAAAATGTTTTCGAATGTTAACACAACAACAAGTTCTATAAAGTTTAATACAGATAACAATAATGCCGCACTACCACCAATAAAAGAGGGGCgccaaaaacttttaaaggaGTTAGAGTATGAGGTTGGCAAAGCTGCATCAAGATTAAAGGAAAAATTCGGTAACATTAAACGAGAGTGCTCTCTCTACGATCCAACAAATAACGGATATATATCAATCAATACAATTGCAGAAATACTCAAGCGTTTTAAGGTTCCAGAACAAGAAGCAGAGCAAAAAATACTCGTAGCAAGTTTCgcagaaaatgaaaaagttcGTTATACAAATGTTTTAGATTACATTTTGCATTGTCAAACATTATTCGAGAACAAAGTTAAAGAGTCGCAAAAGACAACAACATACGAAATCGTCCCTCAAACATCAAAAGCCGATAGCTTAATTGGTAGATTTGACTCAACTGCTAGCTCCCAAAGTGAACGTCAAAGCGAATACCGGCCTAACCGTAAAGAAGTGGCACAACAAAGACTAAATGATCGCAGAGATGCTTCACTTATGATAGAGATTGACAAAGCACTTAAAAACACACGAATTGACCGAAATGAGTTGATCGATGCATTAGAAGAGACATTAATCTTAAACTACACTGGGAAAACAATAGTCAATGAGCAG atgaaaaaaCTGGTAGAACGACATAATCTTCCGCTAAATCCtgctttaactttaaaatgcaTTCAAGTGTGTGACACAGAAAATATTGGAAATATAAg atgggaaaattttataaaccttCTCCGTAAATCAGTTGGTGAAAGAAAACAGCACTCAGATAATAAATCTGGAAATTTGCCAATAAAGGCTCAATGGGAAACAACGCGACCACTAAGTGATATAAGCTCAAAAAAAAGAGCCACTAAtgatttaaacttaaatgaatCTTTTGACTTCAATGATgacataaatgttaattattcAAGCAGCTCACAGAACAGTTATGAATGGAACAACTTTGGGACTTCTACACCTGAAATAAACCATCAAACCAACAACTCCAATTATGTTCAAAAGAAAACTCCATTAATTTCAGAAAATTATGAAGATGAAGAACATACTAATCAGTTTAATA ctAAATATGAGAATGAAACAAAATACGAAACAAGACAAGTTCAAATTGATGCTGACATTGAAgctgctttttttaattcattacaaCAAATCAGAAACGAAAAAAAGTATCAGCAGGACTATACAACGCCAAAAATAGAGTTTTCTAGATATGGTGCCCGAGGGGAAATATATAAGAAGGTCGCACAAGCACTTTATGATAAGGGAAAACGAACCAATg gaaatattATGTGTGATGAAGTTCGGAAGTTGATCaattattataacttaataTTGGATGCAGATTTCAATGACGAACAAGTTCAAGATCTGCTTTTAACACATTCAAATAATGATCAAATAAGGGTGGAAGATTTTGTGGATGCTTTtggaacaaaaattttatag